The segment ATAGTTTCACTCCTTTGGTTCCCAATTGTTCCTTTATCACTTGAACAAGTATTTCCTGTTCATTAGTCAATATATCTGATATAGAGTCTTTTTGGGATCTCCTCGAAACTGTTTCACCGTTTCCTTCGGACTCTTCCACATCTTCTGGTACTGCTGAAGGAGTCGCTATATCCTTAACATGTAAAAATCCATTTTTCTCCAGCCCTATATCTACAAATGCGGATTGTATGCCTGGCAATATGGTCTTTACTTTGCCCTTGTAAATATTGCCTGCAATGCGTCTTTCTCCCTTTCTTTCAATAGCAAACTCCGCTAACACACCTTCTTCCAATAACGCTGTCCTTACTTCACAAGCGTCTACGCTTATAATCAATTCCTTTTTCACTACATTCTCCTAAATGTTTGTTCGGTGCCGGAGGAGGGAGTTGAACCCTCACGGAGTTTAAGCTCCACCGGATTTTGAGTCCGGCGCGTCTGCCAGTTTCACCACCCCGGCTAGATTAAATAGGCAGTTGAATTATAATCATAATCTTATCAATTTAGCAAGTATAATGAAATGTTAGTATCTGCCATATTCATGATAAGATTCTATTAATGCTAGTATATTTTCAACCGGTGTATCTGCCTGGATATTGTGCGCTGTACATATAAAGAATCCTCCTCCTGAGGCAAGATTCTCAATACATTTTCTAACTTCTTTTCTGACGTCTGCAGGAGTGCCAAAAGGCAAATTTGTTTGTATGCTAACTGAGCCGTGAAAGCATAGGTCATTTCCAAATTCTCTTTTTAACTTTTGGTGCTCCATATTTTTTGTTCCTGGTTGTAAAGGGTTTAAAACAGAGAGTCCACAATCTATCATGTCAGGAATTATATCATATACTGACCCACAAGTGTGATGAAGAACAGGTACATCATATTTCTTTGCAATATCAATAAACGCCTTGAACCCTTTCTTAAAGAACTTTCTCCACATTTCTGGAGAACACATTAGACCATTCTGCGTGCCAAAATCATCGCCTGTTACAATTATGTCAATTTTTCCTTCAGTTGCCTGCAAGGTTTTCTCGAGATAAGCCTGATAAAATACGCTTATTCTCTCAATGATAGCTTCAAAAACAGATTCATTTATTACCATATCTATCATTACCTGTTCCA is part of the bacterium genome and harbors:
- a CDS encoding uroporphyrinogen decarboxylase family protein; translation: MNSKARVIKSLKHEEPDQVPVDFWSTKETDNKLLKYLNLKSREDLLEHFDVDFRYIKGPEYIGPELKRHADGSDEDIWGVPRKIEYAGCGDKKQSYKTVTNPPLAFADNIKDVENYNHWPSMDWLDFSNISSQCDECQNKAVLFMGDRLNRIAQWKPAQYLRGMEQVMIDMVINESVFEAIIERISVFYQAYLEKTLQATEGKIDIIVTGDDFGTQNGLMCSPEMWRKFFKKGFKAFIDIAKKYDVPVLHHTCGSVYDIIPDMIDCGLSVLNPLQPGTKNMEHQKLKREFGNDLCFHGSVSIQTNLPFGTPADVRKEVRKCIENLASGGGFFICTAHNIQADTPVENILALIESYHEYGRY